A window of Rhododendron vialii isolate Sample 1 chromosome 11a, ASM3025357v1 genomic DNA:
CCAATGTCATGATCCCAACCATGAGTATCTAGAACAGGTCTCACAACCCACTGGTTGGGAGACTCGAGATGGCGATAGCGATGAGTTGGATTGTCAGAATCGAAAGAAGCAGGTAAGGCCAAATCCGGAATGGGAACGGGAACAGATGCTGCACCACCACTTTCTTCTCCCACCTCGTTACTGTAATCACTCGGCAAATCCTTAGCTGAAGCTGCCattttcttcatcatcttctgcCGCTTCCTCTCATCCTTCAACTGTTTCTTCATCAAAAGCTTTTCCCTAAGCTCCAGTTCTTCATAATAAGCTTTCTTCTGGGCTTTAGTAAGCTTTGCCAGCTGGGTCGTTGTCAATCGTTTAAACGAAGGCAACTTGTTGTATTCTGCCTCATAATCTGTATCTGATAAGTCATCGAGATCATCATCCAAAGTGTCATCATCACCAAATTGTTCTTCTGGCAGTTTCAGCTGTGGCCTTGATTGGAGAAGCGATGAAAGAAGAAAAGGTAAAGGAGGTGCTTTTGTTCGAGCAGCAGAAGGCTTTCCAGGAGGACTATCTTGCAACTTTAGAAGTGTATTCGCTTCAGCCAAGATTTTTGACGCGAAGGAGAGCAACAGCAAGTGGGGCTTCCAAACCTGACCATTTGGTAGTACTCTCTGACCAGCCCTGTTTGTTCTGCATGCTGAGTGGTTCTCTACCAAAGAAACAGGGTTCATGAGCCGCATATCCCCAGCTGCCTGCCGTATTGCTTGCTGAACAACATGAGACCGCTGTGTCACAAACATGTCATAACTTGTAGCACTGCCATTTGGCCCCTCAGGCGGTGCCGAGGCTGCGTGAGTTAGAACCACAATCGCATTAAACCAAATCGAAGGCCCAAATATCTCAGTGATTGTACGCAACAGAGGCATGTCACCAAAATCTCTGCTCTGCATATCCAATCTATCAAGATACAAAACAATATCTGGAGGTGTTTTCTTGATAAACCGCTTAACGGATTGGAGGATCTTCTCATTATGGCGTTGGTCTGACCAGGAAGGTAGAAGACCAGGTGTGTCTATAACTCGGACCTTGATCCCCTGGACCGTACCCACAACATCCTGAACTTTCTTTGTACCCATCTGAAAAGCATCAGTCTCAAACTTAACCTCATCAAAAATGGAGTTGATTGTTGCACTTTTACCGATTCCGCTTTTTCCAAGAACCATGATGATGCAAGAAAAGTCGAGGGGTTCCTGCCCAGCTGTTTCAAGCTGCTCTGCCATTGCACTGGCACGGTCAAAGCTAAAGGCATTGACACGCCCCCCATTTCTTCCTCTCAGCTGTTCAGCTAGCCCTAATCTGTATAAGACTTGAGCCACAACTACATTATGAGGAGTCTGCCCAAGCCTATGAGCAAGACGCAAGAATTTCACCCGTATCATCTGGAGTTTTTCACGGGTCTCATCGTTTTCCTCAGCTTCCCCATTTGTAGGATCGTCAGTTAGTTGGTTTTGCATCTGAGATGAGGTTCCATTCACCCTAGGCTGTTGCACAACTCGATGAGCAGGTTCCAGCAGCGGGGCCACACGGCCAAGGCCAGCTGGACGAGCAGGTGTGGGGGTAGGATTTGCAGACTTCACCTCCGATGGAGAAACTTCAGGTGCAGGTTTAACATTCCTTTCTCCATTCCCTTGAATACTTTGCTTGACCACCTCAGCTTTAGCTCCTTCAATGTGAGGCTCCTTGGGCACAGCATAGGAAGTTTCAACAAGCTTATCTGTAGGCTGGAGTTGAGAACCCTCGATCTCTTTTGCCCCCATATCGAATGGAGAAGTTTGAATCTTCTCATCATCGAGCAAAGCAGCATTACCTGATTTGGACAACTTTTCAAGCTCTGGGGTAAATGTCCTTTCCTCAGAAGTAAAAAGCTTATCTTCAGGTTTCCCATTTGTTCCATGGTGACCTGAATCTTCTTTAGCTGACAGATGTTTCAATTCTTGCCCATCATCCTGATTTTCTAAGCCCAAGTTAGCTGAATCCTTGAGTTCTTCACTCATGCTGTTTCGATAAAAAGGAACTGGGCTTGTTGCAGCTTCGTCATTCGCTTCCCCACTTTTGTCACCTTTGTTTTCCGCATTCAGGCTAATCAAATTCCCATGTACTTCTTGAAGATCAGGAGCATCTTTATTTTCGCATCTCTTGTCATCATGATGGCCAGTGTCCAATAAAGCCGGAGTTTCTTTCACCCCCTCAGTCGACTCATCTCGACACAAACCTTCTCCAATGGATTCAACCTCCAACAGACCGGAGTTTTCTTTCACCTCATCAATCATTTCAGCTGGATGCAAAACGGGTTCAATGGATTCCACCTGCCGCTGAGAATTAGGGCTACTTCCCGCCAAACTTTGGGCATCCCCAACTTCAGTGTTGTCATCAACCAGTATTCCATCAGCAACTACACCAGATTTCTGATCTTCCTGAGAGCCATCTTTAAAATCTTCCATTTCACCGGCAGCAGAAATACCAGATACCTCCTCCAACTCACCCTCTCCAGCAATCGTTGACAAATCATTCTCGGTGCCATTCAATTCACCCGCTAGAAGTTTCTCCTTCTCACTTTCCACATAATTGATTTCCCCCTCCGTTGCCTCATCAACAGACTCTCCACCGGCAAAACCTTCTATCTTGTGTTCAACAACAGGGAGCTCCTCCTCATGATTACCAACCACAACAGGACCCCCAATTGCCTCTTCAAACTTCTCAACGTCATTTCCCACACTCACATCCTCATCAACCTCTACAGAACCAACCACATGCCCAACATTGCCAACACAATAATCCCTGTTGACCCCAATAACCTCTGGAAAAACTCTTGGTGTCTCAGCGGAAATCGCCTCCTCAAAAACTTCGTCCCCTTCTGATTCCCTAGACTCGTCAGACCCAACCGCATCCCTTTCCTCGACTCTCGATTCCAAAACCTCATTTCCCACAACCATCTCTCCTAAATCAATCCCAACCCCATTTTCCATCAGAATAGGCAAACGCCAAGACTTCGAACCAAACCCTAGATTCACTGAAACACAATTACGAAAACCAAACCCCAAATTTACCAAACCGATTTAATCACAAAAACCAATatagaaatcaaaatccaaatacgACACACATATTACCAGACTAAAAGGAACGCATAACAGAAACAAATATTGATTATCTGAATTAGAGCACatagaaataaaagaaacacaTCAAAACATCAGATTTGGGCGTGTTGATGTCGTGAATTAGGGTTTTGCAGTAACTAATGACGAGtgaaatgatatatatatatatatatatatatatatatatgagtactaATTATCGAAAAACAGTTGATGTCGTGAATTAGGGTTTTGCAGTAACTAATGACGAGtgaaatgatatatatatatatatatatatatatatgagtactaATTATCGAAAAACAACAGAAGCAAAGGGGCTTACCGGATACACAGACGATACAGATAGATACATAGAGCGAGATGggtttagggagagagagagagagaggagttgaaATGAAGGAGTAGGATTGAATTTGATCTGGttgtctatctctctctccctctatttTAGTTTATTTACTCTCTGTTCTAATCTCGACGCCAATCGTGTACCAGTAAACCAGTAGTAGGATGAATTAGGGATAAGAGTTCGATCGACGGACGGGAAAGCCAGTTCCTCGGGATCGTACGGCTTGAAAAGAGTCGGgtagttttatttatttattttagggaaatttatataaatggtcctcctaATTTTATCTAAGtgtcattttcgtcctccaagtatcaattgcaactcttttgaccttcaagtttggttttcgtatcaaattggttcaattgataacttctgtcAGTCAAACtggatgaaaaaaaatcaaattgatggcagtttggacgttgcagttcGTACCAAGATGGTCCAATTAATGATGTCTGccctcaatttgattttttccgtcCAATTTGGCTAACAaatgttatcaattggaccaacttgatACGAAAACTAAACTTGAAGGTCacaagagttgcaattgatactggaataacgaaaatgagactcgggtgaAACTTAGAGgatcatttctataaatttccctcaATTTTACGTATCGATTTTATCATGACGGCGACAGGAAATGGGGAAAACGGTTGCCTGCTTTGCACTACAGGTTGTGCTTATAATTAATAGGCTTGTCACTTGTAAACAAGTTTTGGGACAGCTGTGGGCCGTTGATGTTATagagttgtgtttttgttt
This region includes:
- the LOC131308765 gene encoding translocase of chloroplast 120, chloroplastic-like → MENGVGIDLGEMVVGNEVLESRVEERDAVGSDESRESEGDEVFEEAISAETPRVFPEVIGVNRDYCVGNVGHVVGSVEVDEDVSVGNDVEKFEEAIGGPVVVGNHEEELPVVEHKIEGFAGGESVDEATEGEINYVESEKEKLLAGELNGTENDLSTIAGEGELEEVSGISAAGEMEDFKDGSQEDQKSGVVADGILVDDNTEVGDAQSLAGSSPNSQRQVESIEPVLHPAEMIDEVKENSGLLEVESIGEGLCRDESTEGVKETPALLDTGHHDDKRCENKDAPDLQEVHGNLISLNAENKGDKSGEANDEAATSPVPFYRNSMSEELKDSANLGLENQDDGQELKHLSAKEDSGHHGTNGKPEDKLFTSEERTFTPELEKLSKSGNAALLDDEKIQTSPFDMGAKEIEGSQLQPTDKLVETSYAVPKEPHIEGAKAEVVKQSIQGNGERNVKPAPEVSPSEVKSANPTPTPARPAGLGRVAPLLEPAHRVVQQPRVNGTSSQMQNQLTDDPTNGEAEENDETREKLQMIRVKFLRLAHRLGQTPHNVVVAQVLYRLGLAEQLRGRNGGRVNAFSFDRASAMAEQLETAGQEPLDFSCIIMVLGKSGIGKSATINSIFDEVKFETDAFQMGTKKVQDVVGTVQGIKVRVIDTPGLLPSWSDQRHNEKILQSVKRFIKKTPPDIVLYLDRLDMQSRDFGDMPLLRTITEIFGPSIWFNAIVVLTHAASAPPEGPNGSATSYDMFVTQRSHVVQQAIRQAAGDMRLMNPVSLVENHSACRTNRAGQRVLPNGQVWKPHLLLLSFASKILAEANTLLKLQDSPPGKPSAARTKAPPLPFLLSSLLQSRPQLKLPEEQFGDDDTLDDDLDDLSDTDYEAEYNKLPSFKRLTTTQLAKLTKAQKKAYYEELELREKLLMKKQLKDERKRQKMMKKMAASAKDLPSDYSNEVGEESGGAASVPVPIPDLALPASFDSDNPTHRYRHLESPNQWVVRPVLDTHGWDHDIGYEGVNVEKLFVVKQALPVSFSGQVTKDKKDANLQMEIASSIKHGEGKATSFGFDLQTLGKDMAYTLRSETLFSNYRRNKASAGISATLLGDALTAGIKVEDKLIVNKRFRLVMSGGAMTGRGDVAYGGCLEATLRDKDHPLGRSLSTLGLSVMDWHGDLAIGGNVHSQIPVGRFTNLIARANLNNRGSGQISIRLNSSEQLQIALVGLIPLLRKLLGYHQQLEFGQ